In Alkaliphilus flagellatus, one DNA window encodes the following:
- a CDS encoding protease complex subunit PrcB family protein — MGYKGKMPKLPKVNWKLLITMILIIVVATALVKFIPKLISKGDNGVGYMVLDKEQIPEKIHEILPRYKMLERALAAKVDDQIYVIVTRGEKLTAGYDVDIERIELVKEENDTRLVVHAVFKDPNPDDLVTQSMTHPYVVAKTELEELPTKIDLEIKQKE; from the coding sequence GTGGGTTATAAAGGAAAGATGCCAAAGCTACCGAAAGTAAACTGGAAATTATTAATTACTATGATTTTAATTATTGTAGTGGCTACAGCTCTAGTTAAGTTTATTCCTAAATTAATATCTAAGGGAGATAATGGGGTGGGTTATATGGTATTAGATAAAGAGCAAATTCCTGAGAAGATTCATGAAATATTACCAAGGTACAAGATGTTAGAAAGGGCTTTGGCAGCTAAAGTAGATGATCAAATCTATGTAATAGTAACTAGGGGGGAGAAGTTAACAGCTGGGTATGATGTAGACATCGAGAGGATAGAATTGGTTAAAGAAGAGAATGATACAAGATTAGTTGTTCATGCTGTATTTAAAGATCCTAATCCTGATGATCTTGTTACACAATCTATGACACATCCTTATGTAGTAGCAAAGACAGAGCTTGAGGAATTGCCAACAAAAATTGATTTAGAAATAAAGCAAAAAGAGTAG
- a CDS encoding carbohydrate deacetylase: protein MKLIVNGDDFGVTKGVTLGILDCMENGIVTETTAMVNGLYFEEGIKEAENRGIDKIGIHLTLTWGKPILPAREVSTLVDNIGNFHRSITEKIEYNYEEVRNELRAQIIKFKEFFKEPTHIDGHHHFYAFDEGLLEIVLDLSKEFNIPARCPEDKMRRSYNIKGVKTTEGFTAEFYKNNATLSKLMNIISQYKHCETLELMCHPAYIDEDLFKVSTYVDYRKKEYEILVSDTIKNFINQANIQLISFNDI, encoded by the coding sequence GTGAAATTAATAGTAAATGGGGACGACTTTGGTGTAACTAAAGGAGTAACCTTAGGCATACTAGATTGTATGGAGAATGGGATTGTAACAGAGACTACAGCTATGGTAAATGGCTTATACTTTGAAGAAGGTATTAAGGAAGCAGAAAATCGTGGCATAGATAAAATTGGTATACATCTTACTTTAACCTGGGGCAAACCTATTTTGCCTGCTAGAGAAGTATCTACTTTAGTTGATAATATTGGAAACTTCCATAGAAGTATAACTGAAAAAATAGAATATAACTATGAAGAAGTTAGAAATGAATTAAGGGCTCAAATTATAAAATTTAAAGAGTTTTTCAAAGAGCCTACCCATATAGACGGACATCATCATTTTTACGCATTTGATGAAGGGTTACTTGAAATAGTACTGGATTTAAGTAAAGAATTTAATATTCCGGCCAGATGCCCAGAGGATAAAATGAGAAGAAGCTACAATATTAAGGGAGTTAAGACTACAGAAGGTTTTACAGCAGAATTTTATAAGAATAATGCTACACTTAGTAAGCTTATGAATATAATTTCTCAGTATAAGCATTGTGAAACTTTAGAGTTAATGTGTCATCCAGCTTATATAGATGAAGATCTTTTTAAGGTAAGCACATATGTAGACTATAGAAAAAAAGAATATGAAATTTTAGTATCAGATACAATAAAAAACTTTATTAATCAGGCTAATATTCAACTTATTAGCTTTAATGATATATGA
- a CDS encoding DUF3284 domain-containing protein produces MATFQNEITMEYSTEEVFKVFKETAKKDFQSFDEENPIGTFVERKVGAYSERKGKMKVRITDYKINSVYEITSTKGSVVYKSRYEFYPLSENTTKLLLIESQYTTGLFNRANALVASIVFKGRIKKRFKFFIKCLEDQIEKNCMQ; encoded by the coding sequence ATGGCCACATTTCAAAATGAAATTACAATGGAATACTCAACTGAAGAGGTTTTTAAAGTTTTTAAGGAAACAGCTAAAAAAGATTTTCAAAGCTTTGATGAGGAAAATCCAATAGGAACCTTTGTAGAGCGTAAAGTGGGAGCCTATTCAGAGCGAAAAGGTAAAATGAAGGTACGGATCACAGATTATAAGATTAATAGTGTATACGAAATTACAAGTACAAAAGGTAGTGTAGTATATAAATCTAGATATGAATTTTACCCCTTATCTGAAAATACAACAAAGCTTTTATTAATAGAAAGTCAGTATACCACAGGTTTATTCAATAGGGCGAATGCGCTGGTTGCATCAATTGTATTTAAAGGAAGAATCAAAAAAAGATTTAAGTTTTTTATTAAGTGTTTAGAAGATCAGATTGAAAAAAATTGTATGCAATAA
- a CDS encoding PTS sugar transporter subunit IIB, whose protein sequence is MIVVKRIMLICSGGMSTSLLCTKIQKSAKEKNIEVEVFAVSEAEMKRRLDNVDVILLGPQVRYLLSKIKNDVEGKGIAVDVIESISYGTMNGEAVLKQAMSLME, encoded by the coding sequence ATGATTGTAGTGAAGCGTATAATGCTAATTTGTTCTGGAGGGATGTCAACAAGCTTACTTTGTACAAAGATACAAAAAAGCGCTAAGGAAAAAAATATAGAGGTTGAAGTATTTGCAGTTTCGGAGGCAGAAATGAAGAGACGTCTGGATAATGTTGACGTAATTCTTCTAGGACCTCAAGTAAGATATCTTCTAAGCAAAATAAAGAATGATGTAGAGGGAAAGGGAATTGCTGTAGATGTAATTGAAAGTATAAGTTATGGCACAATGAATGGTGAAGCAGTATTAAAGCAAGCAATGAGTTTAATGGAATAA
- a CDS encoding PTS lactose/cellobiose transporter subunit IIA, translating to MNYEELIFKLITQSGDAKSFAMEAIQLAKNRDFDKARDCLNNASKQLELAHRQQTELIHMEAQGNKIEVTLLLIHAQDHLMNAITTKDLASEIVDLYLDRK from the coding sequence ATGAACTATGAAGAACTAATCTTTAAATTAATCACTCAAAGTGGTGATGCTAAAAGTTTTGCTATGGAAGCTATTCAATTAGCTAAAAATAGGGATTTTGACAAGGCTAGAGATTGCTTAAATAATGCTTCAAAACAATTAGAATTAGCACATAGACAACAAACTGAATTAATTCATATGGAGGCACAAGGTAATAAAATAGAGGTGACTTTATTATTAATACATGCTCAAGATCATTTAATGAATGCTATTACAACTAAGGACTTGGCAAGTGAGATTGTAGATTTATATTTAGACCGTAAATAA
- a CDS encoding sigma 54-interacting transcriptional regulator: MKQIEKVYQTLITMEEKFNRGIAAQEISNSLNMNRANISRYLNTLYRENLIEKIDGRPVLYCKKIQTDNENKLVKGRMKFDKMIGSNMSLQIPIQQAKAAILYPPCGLHTLLLGETGVGKSMFAESMYRFALECKAISKDAPFIQFNCADYAENPQLLSAQIFGVKKGAYTGAEQNREGLLKKADCGILFLDEVHRLSPQGQEMLFTYIDKGWFRPLGETDKLVKVKVRIIAATTEMPQSYLLKTFMRRIPMTITLPSLNNRNRKERYQLIETFIKEESHRLDKNIYVNKSALMSFLLYDCPNNIGQLKSDIQLTCAKAFLTYKTYDRDYIMITQSDLPQYVKQGLLSLHDFRKEINDILNDKEDILKFYYKENGKYDDLILVDENDGFYDLIEKKLNNLKEIGIEENEINQILNIDIETRFEKYIGNLPRKFKKEELSKLVNIDIIEVVEEIFDIAEKRLNRKYDEKVYFGLALHLQGSIERIKRGSKIYNPKLNFIRVNYDKEFLVAMEIAKLIDISFKIETPLDEIGYLAMFLTSNSNKFDEKEETKVAIIVIMHGDTTASSMANVANSLVGAKHVKGIDMPLHIKPTAMYDIVKKEILELDCGRGTLLLVDMGSLTSFGDMLCEELRINVKTIDMVSTPIVIEACRKSILDRDLEEIYQSCIKMKIYSKEDKQIFNEEKKSIIITACFTGEGAAIKLKSIIKQQIELDSDIDIVPLNILNKNEFWSRIKYYQEKNHIIAIIGAVDIKVKYIPFISVQDIFSDNGMHRLENIIEQHKKYKQIGKSLKEHLVKIDGEEIVKDVIQLISMLEEAVCVELIDDVKIGLVLHISFLVDNLLQGRDGTKFEQLDSYINKYSREFENTKISLKSFEQKYDIQFNEDEIAYICRMLLENNTLKNHKEEGI, from the coding sequence ATGAAGCAGATAGAAAAAGTCTACCAAACTCTAATAACTATGGAAGAAAAATTTAATAGAGGAATAGCGGCTCAAGAGATTAGTAATAGCCTAAATATGAATAGAGCTAATATTAGTCGATATTTAAATACTTTGTATCGGGAAAATCTGATTGAAAAAATAGACGGAAGACCTGTATTATATTGTAAAAAGATACAGACAGATAATGAGAATAAATTAGTTAAGGGAAGAATGAAATTTGACAAAATGATTGGCTCTAATATGAGCTTGCAAATTCCTATCCAACAGGCTAAGGCAGCAATTTTATACCCTCCTTGTGGTTTGCATACACTGTTATTAGGTGAAACTGGTGTTGGTAAATCTATGTTTGCAGAATCAATGTATAGATTTGCTTTAGAATGTAAAGCAATCTCAAAAGACGCTCCTTTTATACAGTTTAACTGTGCTGATTATGCAGAGAATCCCCAGTTATTGAGTGCACAAATTTTTGGTGTAAAAAAAGGTGCTTATACAGGTGCAGAACAAAATCGTGAAGGATTACTTAAAAAGGCAGACTGTGGGATTTTATTTTTAGATGAGGTACATCGGCTTTCTCCACAGGGGCAGGAGATGTTATTTACCTATATAGATAAGGGCTGGTTTAGACCATTAGGAGAAACAGATAAATTAGTCAAGGTAAAAGTACGGATTATAGCAGCTACTACAGAAATGCCACAGTCCTATCTGTTAAAAACTTTTATGAGAAGAATACCTATGACTATAACCTTACCTAGTTTAAACAATAGAAATCGAAAAGAGAGATATCAACTAATAGAAACTTTTATCAAGGAAGAATCTCATCGGTTAGATAAAAATATATACGTTAATAAAAGTGCATTAATGTCATTTTTGCTATACGATTGTCCTAATAATATAGGCCAGCTAAAAAGTGATATTCAATTGACTTGTGCAAAGGCATTTTTAACTTATAAAACTTATGATAGAGACTATATAATGATTACACAATCAGATTTGCCTCAATATGTTAAGCAAGGACTATTGAGTCTACATGATTTTCGGAAAGAAATTAATGATATTTTAAATGATAAGGAAGATATATTAAAGTTTTATTATAAAGAAAACGGAAAATATGATGACTTAATATTAGTAGATGAAAATGACGGGTTCTATGATCTAATAGAAAAAAAATTAAATAATCTAAAGGAAATAGGTATAGAAGAAAATGAGATTAATCAAATATTAAATATAGATATAGAGACACGCTTCGAAAAATATATTGGGAATTTACCTAGAAAATTTAAAAAGGAAGAATTATCTAAACTTGTAAATATTGATATTATTGAGGTGGTAGAAGAAATATTTGATATAGCCGAAAAACGTTTAAATAGAAAATATGATGAAAAAGTTTATTTTGGACTTGCACTACACCTACAGGGAAGTATTGAACGTATAAAAAGAGGAAGTAAAATATACAATCCTAAACTAAATTTTATTAGAGTCAACTATGATAAGGAATTTTTAGTGGCTATGGAAATTGCAAAACTAATAGATATTAGCTTTAAAATTGAAACGCCTCTTGATGAAATTGGATACTTAGCCATGTTTTTAACATCTAACTCTAATAAATTTGATGAAAAAGAAGAAACAAAAGTAGCTATTATAGTGATTATGCATGGAGATACTACTGCTAGTAGTATGGCTAATGTTGCTAATAGTTTAGTTGGCGCAAAGCATGTTAAGGGTATAGATATGCCTCTACATATTAAGCCTACAGCCATGTATGATATAGTTAAAAAAGAGATTCTTGAATTAGATTGTGGAAGAGGAACATTATTATTAGTTGATATGGGCTCACTTACAAGTTTTGGAGATATGCTTTGTGAAGAATTAAGAATTAATGTTAAAACTATAGATATGGTAAGTACTCCTATAGTTATCGAAGCCTGTAGAAAATCAATATTAGACAGAGATTTAGAAGAAATTTATCAATCTTGTATTAAAATGAAAATTTATTCTAAAGAAGATAAACAGATATTTAATGAGGAGAAGAAAAGTATTATTATAACAGCATGCTTTACAGGGGAAGGGGCAGCTATAAAACTAAAGAGCATAATAAAACAACAAATAGAATTAGACTCAGATATTGATATTGTTCCTTTAAATATATTAAATAAAAATGAATTTTGGAGTCGAATTAAATATTATCAAGAAAAAAATCATATTATAGCTATAATAGGGGCTGTCGATATTAAGGTAAAGTATATTCCATTTATATCAGTTCAAGACATCTTTAGTGATAATGGTATGCATAGGCTGGAAAATATTATAGAACAGCATAAGAAATATAAACAAATAGGAAAATCATTAAAAGAGCATTTAGTAAAAATTGATGGGGAAGAGATTGTTAAAGATGTAATTCAGCTAATTAGCATGTTAGAAGAAGCAGTTTGTGTTGAACTTATAGATGATGTAAAGATAGGATTAGTATTACATATAAGCTTTTTGGTAGATAATCTGTTGCAGGGTAGAGATGGCACTAAGTTTGAACAATTAGATAGTTATATTAATAAATATAGCAGAGAATTCGAAAATACTAAAATAAGTCTTAAAAGTTTTGAACAAAAATATGATATTCAATTTAATGAAGATGAAATTGCCTATATTTGTAGGATGCTTTTAGAAAATAATACATTGAAAAATCATAAGGAAGAAGGCATTTAA
- a CDS encoding PTS sugar transporter subunit IIC, whose protein sequence is MKAFMKAMEKYFIPVASKIGAQRHLVAIRDGFIGIMPLILAGSFAVLLNSTLVTWIPGLAFLGSINGNVWWGTLAIMTLLVVFSIGYNLAKSYDVDPLAAGLISIASFIVITPQAHGNAGWGYIFQGYLNATGLFTGIIVALLATEIFVKVIKKDIVIKMPDTVPPAVGRAFVSVIPGIITVYIFGVIPLIITKLGGTSLYDFILNTIQRPLEGFSQGILSAILFSMLISIFWFFGLHGGNIMDPVINALYLPALEANASAVQQGLEATNIVTKAFFDAYVHLGGAGATLALIVAIYIGSKKRKEYREVAKLCTGPGLFQINEPIMFGIPIVLNPLLFIPYIIIPGVLTLIAYLATVSGLVPITYVAIPWTTPPILGGVLATGGSLMGGLLALINFAVAVIIYLPFVLLADRYTDNDKDLVESQG, encoded by the coding sequence ATGAAAGCATTTATGAAAGCAATGGAAAAGTATTTTATACCGGTTGCATCGAAAATAGGAGCTCAAAGACATTTAGTAGCAATTCGAGATGGATTTATTGGTATTATGCCATTAATTTTAGCAGGTTCATTCGCAGTATTATTAAATAGTACTTTAGTAACATGGATACCTGGATTAGCTTTTTTAGGATCAATCAATGGTAATGTATGGTGGGGTACATTAGCTATTATGACATTGCTAGTAGTATTCTCTATAGGATATAACTTGGCAAAAAGTTATGATGTTGATCCTCTAGCTGCAGGACTTATCTCTATAGCTTCTTTTATAGTAATTACACCTCAGGCTCATGGTAATGCAGGTTGGGGATATATATTTCAAGGATATTTAAATGCTACAGGATTATTTACTGGAATTATTGTTGCACTACTAGCTACAGAAATTTTTGTTAAGGTAATAAAGAAAGATATAGTTATTAAGATGCCAGATACTGTTCCACCAGCAGTTGGAAGAGCATTTGTTTCTGTAATTCCTGGAATAATTACAGTGTATATATTTGGAGTAATTCCACTTATAATTACAAAACTAGGTGGAACAAGTTTATACGACTTTATTTTAAATACAATTCAAAGACCTTTGGAAGGTTTTAGTCAAGGTATATTATCTGCAATACTTTTTTCTATGCTAATCAGTATATTCTGGTTCTTTGGTCTACACGGCGGCAATATTATGGATCCAGTTATAAATGCACTTTATTTACCAGCACTTGAAGCTAATGCTAGTGCAGTTCAACAGGGACTGGAAGCTACTAATATTGTTACAAAAGCATTCTTTGATGCTTATGTTCATTTAGGTGGAGCAGGGGCTACTTTAGCTTTAATTGTAGCAATATATATTGGTTCTAAAAAACGTAAAGAGTATAGAGAAGTAGCAAAGCTTTGTACTGGACCAGGACTATTTCAAATTAATGAGCCTATTATGTTTGGAATACCTATTGTATTAAATCCGCTACTATTTATTCCATATATTATTATACCAGGAGTTTTAACATTAATAGCTTATTTAGCTACTGTATCAGGCTTAGTACCTATTACCTACGTTGCAATTCCGTGGACTACACCTCCAATTTTAGGCGGAGTTTTAGCTACAGGAGGAAGTCTTATGGGTGGATTATTAGCTCTTATTAACTTTGCTGTAGCTGTTATAATATATCTTCCATTTGTCTTATTAGCTGATAGGTATACAGATAATGATAAAGACCTTGTAGAGAGTCAGGGATAA
- a CDS encoding phosphodiester glycosidase family protein has protein sequence MIKFRKAAIAIGLSAMMVTSFATTSFANQIVYQKVEDEIISSGVTYKNILRFTKNGWLNLNAVYIDLNNNNTELDVLTSSKGLSTKETLSTMVKNKEDVVAAINGDFFYMLNPDSPLGAIVKDGEMISSPITVHDYATFFINNNGQAFADYWKHQIYATTSSGANIPISTINKYTDEYQYIMLIDKNWGTHSPGYNTNLQDMVEVVVIDDVVTEIRQKQPAVQIPENGYILLAAKGKSPWAQSDKLLGSVKVGDKLTIHKDINPGIENIKLAMGGGTVLVKNGQVATFTQTISGAAQRTAIGITKDRSQIIFVTIDGRHSSYKGVDGKELANYLIELGSYEAILMDGGGSTTMVTRGQGEFDSKVVNHLSEGSERRITNGIAVISTAPVESLRGIKAELDDNKSFVGASRKINVKAFDKNYNPLNVDYSNVNLSVKSGEGTFDGMYFTPSKQGKTVIGVEYLGGTSEVTLDVLGELSHMEISPETVRLNYGHSTGFEVVGVDTEGYRTKINSKDINWKDVQGLGTFSNGIYVAGSKSGTTKLEASFGNKVATVNVVVGSNTSMINNFETLNTGFVGYPQSVVGSVALDSNAKEGKSSLKLQYDFTQTDETRAAYITFDSNKTVISTPANSIGVWAHATNPATHWIRGKVKDASGAEYVIDFKKNIDWTGWKYLTAPLPANMVYPIKFERLYVIETDATQKIAGQILFDGLEASYSIASPSKESSEATVIKDKLNKPYEMEGRKLFAYSGIQFKDYTLLDRIVGNKISSLINNKHELSLFTGNVDSRLSSNIKKQIVSAKSGYGSTEQGDSLIIQLDNLKDGLRQTNFDQWPWLQNLVNNTTKKNVFIVMSKPIFGNGGFTDKLEADLLMDTLTDLSKKGKQVFVLYEGQSLSVDVINGVRYISTGVYNSNASKDQQETFKYIEFNINDKEVTYQIKSLFE, from the coding sequence ATGATTAAATTTAGAAAAGCTGCTATAGCAATAGGTTTGTCAGCAATGATGGTAACAAGCTTTGCTACTACAAGTTTTGCGAATCAAATTGTATATCAAAAGGTAGAAGACGAGATTATTTCTAGTGGAGTTACATATAAAAATATTCTTCGTTTCACTAAAAATGGGTGGTTAAATTTAAATGCAGTATATATTGATTTAAACAATAATAATACAGAATTAGATGTATTAACAAGTTCTAAGGGGCTATCCACTAAAGAGACACTATCTACTATGGTAAAAAACAAAGAAGATGTTGTGGCAGCAATTAATGGAGACTTTTTTTACATGTTAAATCCAGATTCTCCATTAGGTGCAATAGTTAAAGATGGTGAAATGATAAGTAGTCCCATTACAGTGCACGACTATGCTACTTTTTTTATTAATAATAACGGACAAGCCTTCGCGGATTATTGGAAACATCAAATATATGCGACTACAAGCAGTGGTGCAAATATACCAATTTCAACGATTAATAAATATACAGATGAGTACCAGTATATTATGTTAATTGATAAAAACTGGGGAACTCACTCGCCAGGATATAATACTAATTTACAAGATATGGTAGAGGTAGTTGTAATAGATGATGTTGTTACAGAGATACGACAAAAACAACCAGCAGTACAAATACCTGAAAATGGATATATATTATTAGCTGCTAAAGGAAAATCTCCTTGGGCTCAATCAGATAAATTACTTGGAAGTGTAAAAGTTGGAGATAAACTAACAATACATAAAGATATAAATCCTGGCATAGAAAATATTAAACTTGCTATGGGTGGAGGTACAGTTTTAGTTAAAAATGGACAAGTTGCAACTTTTACTCAAACTATTTCTGGAGCTGCCCAAAGAACAGCTATAGGTATTACAAAGGATCGTAGTCAAATTATTTTTGTAACAATAGATGGTCGTCATTCATCATATAAAGGCGTAGATGGTAAAGAGTTGGCTAATTATTTAATAGAACTAGGAAGCTATGAAGCAATTTTAATGGATGGTGGTGGATCAACTACCATGGTAACAAGAGGTCAAGGTGAATTTGATTCAAAGGTTGTTAACCATCTTTCAGAGGGTTCTGAAAGAAGGATTACTAACGGAATTGCAGTAATCTCTACTGCGCCGGTTGAAAGTTTACGAGGAATAAAGGCAGAACTTGATGACAATAAAAGCTTTGTAGGTGCTTCTCGTAAAATAAATGTAAAGGCTTTTGATAAAAACTATAATCCATTAAATGTAGATTATTCTAATGTTAATCTTTCTGTAAAGTCTGGAGAAGGAACATTTGATGGTATGTATTTTACTCCAAGTAAGCAAGGAAAAACAGTAATAGGAGTTGAATATTTAGGTGGCACTTCTGAAGTGACTTTAGATGTTTTAGGTGAGTTATCACATATGGAAATTAGTCCTGAAACAGTACGTTTAAACTATGGACATAGTACAGGCTTTGAAGTGGTTGGCGTAGATACAGAAGGATATAGGACTAAAATAAATTCTAAGGACATTAATTGGAAAGATGTTCAAGGTCTTGGAACATTTAGTAATGGAATTTATGTGGCAGGCAGTAAGAGTGGTACCACAAAATTAGAAGCTAGTTTTGGTAATAAGGTAGCTACTGTAAATGTGGTAGTAGGTTCAAATACTTCAATGATAAATAACTTTGAAACTTTAAATACAGGTTTTGTTGGTTATCCACAATCTGTAGTAGGATCTGTAGCCTTAGATTCTAATGCTAAGGAAGGAAAATCATCATTAAAGCTACAGTATGATTTTACTCAAACTGATGAAACAAGAGCAGCCTATATTACCTTTGATAGTAATAAAACGGTAATTTCTACTCCAGCCAATAGTATAGGGGTATGGGCACATGCAACTAATCCTGCTACTCATTGGATAAGAGGAAAGGTTAAAGATGCAAGTGGTGCAGAATATGTAATCGACTTTAAAAAGAATATAGATTGGACAGGATGGAAGTATCTTACAGCTCCTCTACCGGCAAATATGGTTTACCCAATTAAATTTGAAAGACTTTATGTTATTGAAACTGATGCAACCCAAAAGATAGCGGGTCAAATTTTATTTGATGGTTTAGAGGCTTCGTATAGTATTGCGTCACCTTCAAAGGAATCCTCAGAAGCTACTGTTATTAAAGATAAACTTAACAAACCTTATGAGATGGAAGGTAGGAAGTTATTTGCATATAGTGGAATCCAGTTCAAGGACTATACATTATTAGATAGGATTGTTGGAAATAAAATTAGTAGTCTAATCAATAATAAACATGAGCTATCACTATTTACTGGAAATGTAGATTCAAGATTAAGTAGTAATATTAAAAAACAAATAGTTTCTGCAAAATCAGGGTATGGATCTACAGAGCAAGGAGATAGTTTAATTATTCAATTAGATAATCTAAAAGACGGTTTAAGACAAACTAATTTTGATCAGTGGCCTTGGTTACAAAATCTAGTAAATAACACTACTAAGAAGAATGTTTTTATAGTAATGTCTAAACCTATATTTGGTAACGGCGGTTTTACTGACAAATTGGAAGCAGATTTATTAATGGATACGTTAACGGACCTATCTAAAAAGGGAAAACAAGTATTTGTTCTTTATGAAGGACAAAGCCTTTCTGTGGATGTAATTAATGGTGTAAGATATATTTCAACTGGTGTTTACAATAGTAATGCTTCAAAAGACCAACAGGAAACCTTTAAATATATAGAATTTAATATTAATGATAAGGAAGTAACGTATCAAATTAAATCCTTATTTGAATAA
- a CDS encoding 6-phospho-beta-glucosidase, translating to MEQIKKIGLKLVIIGGGSSYTPEFIEGLIKRHKELPVKELWLVDIADGQEKLNIVGNLSKRMVKEAGVPININITLDRQKALKDADFVATQIRVGLLQARAKDEAMPLSYEFIGQETNGAGGLLKGLRTVPVILNIANEMSELCPNAWLINFTNPTGMLTEALARYSKHRKFIGLCNVPIGMERGLADILQIDSSRIRIDFAGLNHMVYGFNIFVDGIDKTKEVIDQYIKKSDSINMKNITAMEWDADFIKALQLIPCPYHKYYYKTRDMLNDELENYKLGKTRAEKVMETEKELFNLYKDESLKEKPKQLETRGGAYYSDAACNLISSIYNDKGDLQVVNTFNQGTLQDFSWDEIVEITCKITKDGPIPHKFIDKLPVYVSGLVKQIKQFEILGAEAAVEGNYNKALLAMITNPLISDDNKGHKLLDEMLRVNKRFLPKFFDEFDNIKK from the coding sequence TTGGAACAAATAAAAAAAATAGGATTAAAGCTTGTAATAATCGGTGGAGGCTCTTCCTATACTCCCGAATTTATAGAAGGATTAATTAAACGTCATAAAGAGTTGCCTGTTAAAGAATTATGGTTAGTAGATATTGCAGATGGACAAGAAAAATTAAATATAGTAGGAAATCTTTCTAAAAGGATGGTTAAAGAAGCAGGAGTTCCTATAAACATTAATATTACATTGGATAGACAGAAAGCCCTAAAAGACGCAGACTTTGTTGCAACTCAAATTAGGGTAGGACTTTTACAAGCTAGAGCTAAGGATGAAGCAATGCCACTTTCTTATGAATTTATCGGTCAAGAAACTAATGGTGCTGGAGGGTTATTGAAAGGCTTAAGAACAGTTCCTGTAATATTAAATATTGCTAATGAAATGAGCGAATTATGTCCTAATGCATGGCTTATAAACTTTACAAATCCAACTGGAATGCTTACAGAAGCTTTGGCTAGATACTCGAAGCATAGAAAATTTATTGGTTTATGTAATGTGCCAATTGGAATGGAAAGAGGATTAGCTGATATTTTACAAATTGATTCTAGTAGAATACGAATTGATTTTGCAGGCTTAAATCATATGGTTTATGGATTTAATATATTTGTTGATGGGATTGATAAAACCAAAGAGGTTATTGATCAGTATATAAAAAAATCTGATAGTATTAATATGAAAAATATTACAGCAATGGAGTGGGATGCAGACTTTATTAAAGCACTTCAACTTATACCTTGCCCTTATCACAAATATTATTACAAGACAAGGGATATGTTAAATGATGAGCTTGAAAACTACAAGCTTGGCAAAACAAGGGCAGAAAAAGTTATGGAAACTGAAAAGGAATTATTTAACCTATATAAAGATGAAAGTTTAAAAGAAAAGCCAAAACAATTGGAAACAAGAGGAGGAGCTTACTATTCTGATGCAGCCTGTAACTTAATTTCATCTATTTATAATGATAAAGGAGATTTGCAAGTTGTAAATACCTTTAATCAAGGAACTCTTCAAGATTTCTCCTGGGATGAAATAGTAGAAATTACTTGTAAGATTACGAAGGATGGGCCTATCCCTCATAAATTTATAGATAAATTGCCTGTTTATGTATCTGGGCTAGTAAAGCAGATTAAACAATTTGAAATTTTAGGTGCAGAAGCAGCAGTAGAAGGCAATTATAATAAAGCATTACTTGCAATGATTACAAATCCTCTTATTTCTGATGATAATAAGGGACATAAGTTGTTAGATGAAATGCTAAGAGTTAATAAAAGATTTTTACCTAAATTTTTTGACGAATTTGATAATATTAAAAAGTAA